Proteins from one Oryza sativa Japonica Group chromosome 12, ASM3414082v1 genomic window:
- the LOC4351680 gene encoding uncharacterized protein, producing the protein MQGFSFAAMEEFTFPSVAPERCNAGKKPPFSPHFATPPPWFGGGVVVDAVVYDHRRSFSAVEKGEEEGTVRGGWYYCYDDGGCGNVSARFAGGEETKTMDMLWEDFNEELSRAAAAAPCPLSKEWTKEAWLAGDGTPEMRRHAAAAAAVASGSVVRRRRLSLLMMLKLLKKLFLAHKSNAASRKAPPI; encoded by the coding sequence atgcAAGGTTTCAGCTTTGCGGCCATGGAGGAGTTCACGTTCCCCAGCGTCGCACCGGAGCGATGCAACGCCGGCAAGAAGCCGCCTTTCTCCCCTCACTtcgccaccccgccgccgtgGTTTGGCGGCGGCGTTGTCGTCGACGCGGTGGTGTACGATCACCGGAGGAGCTTCTCGGCCGTCgagaagggggaggaagaaggcacGGTGAGAGGCGGCTGGTACTATTGctacgacgacggcggctgcggcaATGTCTCGGCGaggttcgccggcggcgaggagaccAAGACGATGGACATGCTGTGGGAGGACTTCAACGAGGAGCTctcccgggcggcggcggcggcgccgtgcccGCTGAGCAAGGAGTGGACCAAGGAGGCgtggctcgccggcgacggcacccCCGAAATGcgccgccatgccgccgcggcggcggcggtggcctccgGCAGCGTggtccggcggaggcggctgagCTTGCTGATGATGCTGAAGCTGCTCAAAAAGCTCTTCTTGGCTCACAAATCCAATGCTGCATCAAGAAAGGCACCACCAATCTGA
- the LOC9267346 gene encoding uncharacterized protein — protein MAQQSKEPCKKEACDIQACLSKNMFDSKKCVRVIQLLQSCCEQCEYKSTHCGSLTGLLKNISK, from the exons atggcgcagCAGAGCAAGGAGCCGTGCAAGAAGGAGGCGTGCGACATCCAGGCCTGCCTCTCCAAGAACATGTTCGATTCCAAGAA ATGTGTGAGAGTTATCCAATTACTTCAATCCTGCTGTGAGCAGTGCGAGTACAAATCAACACACTGCGGTTCTTTGACTGGATTATTGAAAAACATTTCCAAGTGA
- the LOC4351682 gene encoding histone deacetylase 10, chloroplastic-like isoform X1 has product MEQLWVPSLPILGGRILPMLRHYCGFGSHHPLTWRSLQITGRKQKHNGCWIAYCLPSHNGTSISDTNGVRKDLALPDNLLRDAHILYCTSPAMGHNKEAHPETNKRVPAIVDALEKLELTSKHRGSQVLEIQDFQPASLDDIALVHSRSYITGLEKAMSRASDEGLIFIEGTGPTYATQTTFQECLLSAGAGITLVDSVVAASKLGPKPPLGFALVRPPGHHAVPEGPMGFCVFGNIAVAARYAQNQHGLKRVMIIDFDVHHGNGTCDAFYEDPDIFFLSTHQLGSYPGTGKIHQVGQGNGEGTTLNLPLPGGSGDYAMRCAFDEVIAPAAQRFKPDIILVSAGYDAHALDPLAGLQFTTGTFYMLAARIREVAAELCGGRCVFFLEGGYNLESLSSSVADTFRAFLGEPSLAARFDDPAMLYEEPTRKIREAIDKAKHLHSL; this is encoded by the exons ATGGAACAGCTGTGGGTGCCATCGCTTCCGATTCTTGGAG GAAGGATATTGCCTATGCTCAGGCACTACTGTGGCTTTGGAAGTCATCATCCCTTAACCTGGAGAAGCTTACAAATTACTGGAAGAAAACAGAAGCATAATGGGTGTTGGATTGCATACTGCTTACCAAGCCATAATGGAACTTCTATTTCAGACACAAATGGTGTTCGAAAAGACTTAGCTTTGCCTGACAATTTGCTTCGTGATGCTCATATTCTCTATTGTACATCTCCTGCCATGGGTCATAACAAG GAAGCGCATCCAGAAACTAACAAAAGAGTTCCTGCAATAGTTGATGCTCTCGAAAAACTGGAGCTTACTTCGAAG CATCGTGGTTCACAGGTTCTTGAAATTCAAGATTTCCAACCTGCTTCACTTGATGATATTGCACTAGTTCATTCAAGATCATACATAACTGGACTTGAAAAG GCTATGAGTAGGGCTTCAGATGAAGGTTTGATATTCATTGAAGGAACTGGACCTACATATGCTACCCAGACT ACTTTCCAAGAATGTCTCCTTTCTGCTGGTGCTGGAATTACATTGGTTGATTCAGTG GTTGCAGCATCAAAGTTGGGCCCGAAGCCACCGCTCGGCTTTGCCTTAGTAAGGCCACCAGGACATCATGCTGTTCCTGAAGGTCCCATGGGCTTCTGTGTCTTTGGGAACATTGCAGTGGCAGCTCGGTATGCTCAGAATCAACATGGTTTAAAGCGGGTCATGATAATAGATTTTGATGTTCACCACGGTAACGGCACATGTGACGCCTTTTATGAGGATCCGGACATATTCTTCCTCTCAACTCATCAG CTTGGAAGCTATCCTGGCACCGGTAAGATCCACCAAGTTGGCCAGGGCAACGGCGAGGGCACGACGCTCAACCTGCCACTACCCGGTGGCTCAGGCGATTACGCGATGAGGTGCGCGTTTGATGAGGTTATTGCCCCAGCTGCCCAGCGGTTCAAACCTGACATCATCCTCGTTTCAGCCGG GTACGACGCGCACGCGCTGGACCCGCTGGCGGGGCTGCAGTTCACGACGGGGACGTTCTACATGCTGGCGGCGAGGAtccgggaggtggcggcggagctgtGCGGCGGGCGGTGCGTCTTCTTCCTGGAGGGCGGCTACAACCTGGAGTCGCTGTCCAGCTCAGTGGCCGACACCTTCCGTGCGTTCCTCGGCGAGCCCAGCCTCGCCGCGCGGTTCGACGACCCGGCGATGCTCTACGAGGAGCCCACGCGGAAGATCAGGGAGGCCATCGACAAGGCCAAGCACCTCCACTCGCTCTAA
- the LOC4351682 gene encoding histone deacetylase 10, chloroplastic-like isoform X2, giving the protein MLRHYCGFGSHHPLTWRSLQITGRKQKHNGCWIAYCLPSHNGTSISDTNGVRKDLALPDNLLRDAHILYCTSPAMGHNKEAHPETNKRVPAIVDALEKLELTSKHRGSQVLEIQDFQPASLDDIALVHSRSYITGLEKAMSRASDEGLIFIEGTGPTYATQTTFQECLLSAGAGITLVDSVVAASKLGPKPPLGFALVRPPGHHAVPEGPMGFCVFGNIAVAARYAQNQHGLKRVMIIDFDVHHGNGTCDAFYEDPDIFFLSTHQLGSYPGTGKIHQVGQGNGEGTTLNLPLPGGSGDYAMRCAFDEVIAPAAQRFKPDIILVSAGYDAHALDPLAGLQFTTGTFYMLAARIREVAAELCGGRCVFFLEGGYNLESLSSSVADTFRAFLGEPSLAARFDDPAMLYEEPTRKIREAIDKAKHLHSL; this is encoded by the exons ATGCTCAGGCACTACTGTGGCTTTGGAAGTCATCATCCCTTAACCTGGAGAAGCTTACAAATTACTGGAAGAAAACAGAAGCATAATGGGTGTTGGATTGCATACTGCTTACCAAGCCATAATGGAACTTCTATTTCAGACACAAATGGTGTTCGAAAAGACTTAGCTTTGCCTGACAATTTGCTTCGTGATGCTCATATTCTCTATTGTACATCTCCTGCCATGGGTCATAACAAG GAAGCGCATCCAGAAACTAACAAAAGAGTTCCTGCAATAGTTGATGCTCTCGAAAAACTGGAGCTTACTTCGAAG CATCGTGGTTCACAGGTTCTTGAAATTCAAGATTTCCAACCTGCTTCACTTGATGATATTGCACTAGTTCATTCAAGATCATACATAACTGGACTTGAAAAG GCTATGAGTAGGGCTTCAGATGAAGGTTTGATATTCATTGAAGGAACTGGACCTACATATGCTACCCAGACT ACTTTCCAAGAATGTCTCCTTTCTGCTGGTGCTGGAATTACATTGGTTGATTCAGTG GTTGCAGCATCAAAGTTGGGCCCGAAGCCACCGCTCGGCTTTGCCTTAGTAAGGCCACCAGGACATCATGCTGTTCCTGAAGGTCCCATGGGCTTCTGTGTCTTTGGGAACATTGCAGTGGCAGCTCGGTATGCTCAGAATCAACATGGTTTAAAGCGGGTCATGATAATAGATTTTGATGTTCACCACGGTAACGGCACATGTGACGCCTTTTATGAGGATCCGGACATATTCTTCCTCTCAACTCATCAG CTTGGAAGCTATCCTGGCACCGGTAAGATCCACCAAGTTGGCCAGGGCAACGGCGAGGGCACGACGCTCAACCTGCCACTACCCGGTGGCTCAGGCGATTACGCGATGAGGTGCGCGTTTGATGAGGTTATTGCCCCAGCTGCCCAGCGGTTCAAACCTGACATCATCCTCGTTTCAGCCGG GTACGACGCGCACGCGCTGGACCCGCTGGCGGGGCTGCAGTTCACGACGGGGACGTTCTACATGCTGGCGGCGAGGAtccgggaggtggcggcggagctgtGCGGCGGGCGGTGCGTCTTCTTCCTGGAGGGCGGCTACAACCTGGAGTCGCTGTCCAGCTCAGTGGCCGACACCTTCCGTGCGTTCCTCGGCGAGCCCAGCCTCGCCGCGCGGTTCGACGACCCGGCGATGCTCTACGAGGAGCCCACGCGGAAGATCAGGGAGGCCATCGACAAGGCCAAGCACCTCCACTCGCTCTAA